In Kazachstania africana CBS 2517 chromosome 4, complete genome, the following are encoded in one genomic region:
- the COX17 gene encoding copper metallochaperone COX17 (similar to Saccharomyces cerevisiae COX17 (YLL009C); ancestral locus Anc_5.205) has product MVETTVSGQSQNNSEEKPKPCCVCLTEKEARDQCLLFKGADDGKCKEYIEKYRMCMKSFGFEI; this is encoded by the coding sequence ATGGTAGAAACTACAGTGTCGGGTCAAAGCCAGAATAATAGTGAGGAAAAGCCTAAGCCTTGCTGTGTTTGTTTAACTGAAAAGGAGGCCAGGGATCAATGTCTATTGTTTAAAGGTGCAGATGATGGTAAATGTAAAGAATATATCGAGAAATATAGGATGTGTATGAAGAGTTTTGGATTTGAGATATGA